In Desulfovibrio oxyclinae DSM 11498, one genomic interval encodes:
- a CDS encoding ATP-binding protein, whose amino-acid sequence MNLPNLTILSTEEVELILAKQESHFIDFKDKRITPGKLTKSLSGFANAAGGELYVGIAEQENSFVWDGFERQEDANQIIQTFDEIFNFPSGYDCKFLQHPENNDLVLHIEVRKNPKVIKASDGNVYLRRSAQSVKLTEERIKELEYSKGISSFEDELVPINTDEISNSLVALEFVLNTVPNVEPDEWLCKQQLIIKEKPTVAGVLLFSDEPQAFLPKQSGIKILQYKSREEKGERDHLAGDPITIEGCLYEIIYEAVNKVKEIVESIRVYRNGNLESIQYPSETLHEILTNAIIHRDYSIQTDIQVRIFDNRIEVESPGTLPGYITVENILAEQYSRNPKIVRLINKFPNPPNKDVGEGLNTAFDAMKNLKLKPPKVEEKETSVLVTIKHEPLESPIEAIIAYVCEHGSITNRIGRELTGISSENTMKNHFYKMRDNGELEQVPDLKGNKAAWRFTEVGIKKYLDK is encoded by the coding sequence ATGAATTTGCCTAACCTTACCATTCTTTCAACTGAAGAAGTAGAGTTGATTCTTGCAAAGCAAGAGTCGCATTTCATTGACTTCAAAGACAAAAGAATAACTCCTGGGAAACTGACCAAAAGCCTCTCTGGCTTTGCCAACGCTGCAGGAGGTGAACTCTATGTAGGAATCGCTGAACAAGAAAATAGCTTCGTATGGGATGGTTTTGAAAGGCAAGAAGACGCCAACCAAATTATACAAACTTTCGATGAGATTTTTAACTTCCCTTCAGGATACGACTGCAAATTCCTTCAACACCCTGAAAATAATGATCTTGTTCTTCATATTGAAGTACGCAAAAATCCCAAAGTAATCAAAGCATCTGACGGCAATGTTTACCTACGTCGGTCCGCCCAAAGCGTTAAACTGACCGAAGAAAGAATAAAAGAATTAGAATATTCGAAAGGGATCAGCTCATTTGAAGACGAACTCGTACCAATCAACACTGATGAAATATCCAATTCTCTAGTTGCGTTGGAGTTTGTTCTAAACACAGTCCCAAACGTTGAGCCCGATGAATGGCTTTGCAAACAGCAACTAATCATCAAAGAAAAACCTACTGTTGCTGGTGTACTTTTGTTTAGTGATGAACCGCAGGCATTTCTACCTAAACAAAGTGGTATAAAAATATTGCAATATAAAAGCCGAGAAGAAAAGGGGGAAAGAGACCACCTTGCCGGGGACCCCATTACTATAGAGGGATGTCTTTACGAAATAATATATGAGGCTGTAAATAAAGTAAAAGAAATCGTTGAAAGTATAAGAGTATACCGAAACGGAAATCTAGAATCCATTCAATACCCCTCGGAAACGCTCCACGAGATACTGACAAATGCGATTATACATCGTGACTACAGTATTCAGACAGACATTCAAGTCAGGATTTTTGATAACAGAATAGAAGTGGAAAGCCCGGGGACACTTCCTGGATACATCACAGTTGAGAATATTTTGGCAGAACAATATTCCAGAAACCCTAAAATAGTTAGACTTATAAACAAATTCCCGAACCCCCCAAATAAAGACGTTGGTGAAGGGTTAAACACTGCCTTTGATGCTATGAAAAATTTAAAACTAAAACCTCCAAAGGTTGAAGAAAAAGAAACTAGTGTCTTGGTGACAATTAAACATGAACCTTTGGAGTCGCCAATAGAAGCAATTATTGCGTATGTCTGTGAACATGGTTCTATTACAAACAGAATTGGTCGAGAGCTTACGGGGATCAGTTCAGAAAACACCATGAAAAACCATTTTTATAAGATGAGGGACAATGGAGAACTTGAGCAAGTCCCTGACCTCAAGGGAAATAAAGCGGCATGGAGATTCACAGAGGTGGGAATAAAGAAGTATTTAGA
- a CDS encoding helix-turn-helix transcriptional regulator — protein MTHKDPALNYKTVCKMLNIGKSAFYELLNEGEFPKAFRVGKNRGIRVPLSDVERFKRRRRIGCCPP, from the coding sequence ATGACGCACAAGGATCCGGCTCTGAACTACAAGACGGTCTGCAAGATGCTGAACATCGGCAAGAGCGCCTTCTATGAACTGCTGAACGAAGGCGAGTTCCCCAAGGCCTTCCGGGTGGGCAAAAACCGGGGTATCCGCGTGCCGCTCTCGGATGTGGAACGGTTCAAGAGGCGGAGGCGAATCGGCTGCTGCCCCCCTTGA